Sequence from the Candidatus Poribacteria bacterium genome:
CCAAATAAGGGTGGATTGTCAGTATCACCTGAAGGACAACTCGCGACAATGTGGGCAAGTTTGAAATGGTTTTAGAGAAAGGGATTTAGGAATATCCATGTTGAAAGAATCTATATGCTCCATAAATACAGACCGAACAAGAAAGTGTATTGTTCTGGACATATTCCCAAAACCACAGGAGGCACCTGATGAAATTTGTAATTGTTGTATTAATGCTTTTTCTTCCACCTACTTTCGCTTTAGCGGGTACATTTGTGGAAACTTTTGATGACAGGGATTTGGATAATTGGCGAGAGATGTTTCAGAATGATATACCCTCGGGTTCTTGGGAAATTGTTGATAGCGAACTTCATGCCATGAGTCTTGAAAGTTTCATACGTTTACTCACAACGGGCGATGAAATGTGGCACGATTACACCATTGAATTTGATGTTAAGCCACTCGAAAAACATGGGATTGGAAGTCTTGTGATTGCTGCCCGGATTAAAGGACCCCAGTTGGTATTTTGTGAGGTTGGTGACCTGCCTTTCGGTATAAAATCAAACGTAATCTGCCGTACCACTGGCAATTTTCACGGAAAATACTCGGAGCTCTTGTACTTTTCACCTCATCCGCTTTTAAAGATGGGCGACTGGTCTACGCTGAAATTGAAGGTTCACGGTGAAGCCTTCACTTTCTGGATAAACAGTAGGCAGATTGTGCAAACCGGGGATGACTTTACTTTAGAGATACATGAAAATCAAAAAACTGCAATTGTAGGAAAGGCAGGTAAACTCAGCGGCTTTCTAACAGGCAGTATTGGCTTAGGACTAGCGAATTATACAGCACGCTTTGATGATGTCATCATTACTGGCGACGATATCCCAGATAAGAGAGCATTATCTGTAACGCCTCGGGTAAAACTCGCGACGACATGGGGGCGATTAAAGCACTTTAAAAAAAAATAGAGTGAGGGATACCATGTTGAGGTTTCCAACCCAGATACACCATCTCCATAAATTTAAGCACGACGATAGTCTGTACATTGCCGATCTGGATGTATTCAGACTGGTTGAAGTCAATCAGATTGCCTGGGACGCTGTGGAATTGTCCACAACGCTGGAAACCGAGAAATTAATTGTGTACCTGAGCCAAATCTATCCGAGGGAATTGGTGCTTGAAACCCTTGAATTATTGGGAGATTTTCAAGACACCGGTCTAATTTTTTATTCTCCTTCA
This genomic interval carries:
- a CDS encoding DUF1080 domain-containing protein; the protein is MKFVIVVLMLFLPPTFALAGTFVETFDDRDLDNWREMFQNDIPSGSWEIVDSELHAMSLESFIRLLTTGDEMWHDYTIEFDVKPLEKHGIGSLVIAARIKGPQLVFCEVGDLPFGIKSNVICRTTGNFHGKYSELLYFSPHPLLKMGDWSTLKLKVHGEAFTFWINSRQIVQTGDDFTLEIHENQKTAIVGKAGKLSGFLTGSIGLGLANYTARFDDVIITGDDIPDKRALSVTPRVKLATTWGRLKHFKKK